From the genome of Amycolatopsis sp. NBC_01488, one region includes:
- a CDS encoding glycosyl hydrolase family 28 protein: MDGRFTRRQLIKGGLAVAAVPLLPGIASAAPRSYRVDVPPLPWPAANDIVANTTIPTFPDRSFPITGYGAKNDGKTDNTAAIKKAIDACAAAGGGHVVVPAGSFLTGAVYLKSNVDLHLEKGAVLKFSGDASKFPNVLTRYEGIECINHSPMIYAYREKNIALTGSGTLDAAATSSWNKGSDRAYLDTLVAKGTPPEKRVVPGSGHTMRSTFVEPYACENVLIQGVTLKNSMFWQLHPTLCRNVTVDGVSTDPSTAHSNTDGCDPESCDHVVIANCSLGADDDNIAIKSGRDADGRRVNVPCQNLVVVNCVMNGNWGAITCGSEQTGGIRNVYAYKLTVKGDTKFALYVKSNTLRGGFSENINLDSVAGTFARNFAYVTSTYNSQTGSYVPSFGPFTISNCSSTKVAGKTFDVSGLSGAHVHGLTVVNSTFAGVSDTSNTLKYVDNAKFTNVTVNGKPI; encoded by the coding sequence ATGGACGGCAGGTTCACCCGGCGGCAGCTCATCAAAGGCGGGCTCGCGGTGGCGGCGGTGCCGCTGCTGCCCGGCATCGCCTCGGCGGCGCCGCGCTCGTACCGCGTCGACGTCCCGCCGCTCCCGTGGCCGGCGGCGAACGACATCGTCGCGAACACCACGATCCCCACCTTCCCCGACCGGAGCTTCCCGATCACCGGCTACGGAGCGAAGAACGACGGCAAGACCGACAACACCGCGGCGATCAAGAAGGCGATCGACGCGTGCGCCGCGGCCGGCGGCGGCCACGTGGTCGTTCCCGCGGGCAGCTTCCTCACCGGCGCCGTCTACCTCAAGAGCAACGTCGACCTGCACCTGGAAAAGGGCGCGGTGCTCAAGTTCAGCGGGGACGCGTCGAAGTTCCCGAACGTCCTGACGCGCTACGAAGGCATCGAGTGCATCAACCACTCGCCGATGATCTACGCGTACCGGGAGAAGAACATCGCCCTCACCGGCAGCGGCACGCTCGACGCGGCGGCGACGTCGTCGTGGAACAAGGGCAGCGACCGCGCGTACCTGGACACGCTGGTGGCCAAGGGAACCCCGCCGGAGAAACGCGTCGTCCCCGGCTCCGGGCACACGATGCGCTCGACGTTCGTCGAGCCGTACGCCTGCGAGAACGTGCTGATCCAGGGCGTCACGCTGAAGAACTCGATGTTCTGGCAGCTGCACCCGACGTTGTGCCGCAACGTCACGGTCGACGGCGTCAGCACCGATCCCAGCACCGCGCACTCCAACACCGACGGCTGCGACCCCGAGTCGTGTGACCACGTCGTCATCGCGAACTGCAGCCTGGGCGCGGACGACGACAACATCGCGATCAAGTCCGGCCGGGACGCCGACGGGCGCCGCGTGAACGTCCCGTGCCAGAACCTGGTCGTCGTGAACTGCGTGATGAACGGCAACTGGGGCGCGATCACCTGCGGCAGCGAGCAGACCGGCGGCATCCGCAACGTCTACGCGTACAAGCTGACCGTGAAGGGTGACACGAAGTTCGCGCTGTACGTCAAGTCGAACACGTTGCGTGGCGGGTTCTCGGAGAACATCAACCTCGACAGTGTGGCCGGCACCTTCGCGCGGAACTTCGCGTACGTGACGTCCACGTACAACAGCCAGACCGGAAGCTACGTCCCGTCGTTCGGGCCGTTCACCATCAGCAACTGCTCGAGCACGAAGGTCGCGGGCAAGACCTTCGACGTCAGCGGGCTTTCCGGCGCCCACGTGCACGGGCTGACCGTGGTGAACTCCACGTTTGCGGGCGTGTCCGACACCTCGAACACGCTGAAGTACGTGGACAACGCCAAGTTCACGAACGTGACGGTGAACGGCAAGCCGATCTGA
- a CDS encoding acyl-CoA dehydrogenase family protein: MDVPEVPSKVDPDALTTVLDGRWAELRRGVRAEMSDAEFRDPVDLGIEAHRAQVLDQLCALAETDRPGLGFDPAYGGGGDVGGSVTSFELLGYGDLSLMVKAGVQWGLFGGAVQLLGTERHHAAHLRAIMNLDLLGCFAMTEHGHGSDVQHLRTTATFVDGGFVVHTPDAMATKEYIGNAARDGRMAVVFAQLVTGGESRGVHAFLVPIRDDSGAPLPGVSIEDCGPKAGLNGVDNGRLSFDDVRIPREALLNRFGDVSEDGTYSSPIESDSRRFFTMLGTLIRGRVSVGGSAGSATKRALALAIRYGEQRRQFMTPDGEEVVILDYLGHQRKLLPALAKTYALHFAQEELVSKLHDIDSSAPEEEQRELESRAAGLKALNTWHATATIQAAREACGGSGYLAENILPGLKADTDVFTTFEGDNTVLLQLVAKGLLTSYKQDFEDLSPLATARFFTDQVVSAILERTSVRKALESLTEGSDADVFFRREWQLRLFEDREEHVVEGVAKRLRKAASDPFGVFNSAQDHVLRAGRVHVERLVLEAFAAAIERCEDPDARTLLDRVCDLYALSAIEEDLAWFLGHGRLTASRGKAVTAAVNSLCAKLRPHARALVDAFAIPEQFLAAPMLRA, encoded by the coding sequence GTGGACGTCCCCGAAGTGCCCTCGAAGGTGGATCCGGACGCGCTGACCACCGTCCTCGACGGCCGCTGGGCCGAGCTGCGCCGCGGCGTGCGCGCCGAGATGAGCGACGCCGAGTTCCGCGACCCGGTGGACCTCGGCATCGAGGCGCACCGCGCCCAGGTGCTCGACCAGCTGTGCGCGCTCGCCGAGACCGACCGTCCCGGCCTGGGCTTCGACCCGGCGTACGGCGGCGGGGGCGACGTCGGTGGCTCGGTGACGTCGTTCGAGCTGCTCGGCTACGGCGACCTGTCGCTGATGGTGAAGGCCGGTGTCCAATGGGGACTGTTCGGCGGCGCCGTCCAGCTGCTGGGCACCGAGCGCCACCACGCGGCGCACCTGCGCGCGATCATGAACCTGGACCTGCTCGGCTGCTTCGCGATGACCGAGCACGGCCACGGATCCGACGTCCAGCACCTGCGCACCACGGCGACCTTCGTGGACGGCGGGTTCGTCGTGCACACCCCGGATGCCATGGCCACCAAGGAGTACATCGGCAACGCGGCCCGCGACGGCCGGATGGCGGTGGTGTTCGCGCAGCTCGTCACCGGCGGCGAATCGCGCGGCGTGCACGCTTTCCTGGTGCCGATCCGGGACGACTCCGGTGCGCCGCTGCCGGGAGTGTCCATTGAGGACTGCGGCCCGAAGGCGGGCCTGAACGGTGTCGACAACGGACGGTTGAGCTTCGACGACGTCCGGATCCCGCGCGAGGCCCTGCTGAACCGCTTCGGGGACGTTTCCGAAGACGGGACGTACTCGAGCCCGATCGAGAGCGACAGCCGCCGGTTCTTCACCATGCTCGGCACGCTGATCCGCGGCCGGGTCAGCGTCGGCGGAAGCGCGGGGAGCGCGACGAAGCGCGCGCTGGCCCTGGCGATCCGCTACGGCGAGCAGCGCCGTCAGTTCATGACGCCGGACGGCGAAGAGGTCGTCATCCTCGACTACCTCGGGCACCAGCGGAAGCTGCTGCCGGCGCTGGCGAAGACGTACGCGCTGCACTTCGCGCAGGAAGAGCTGGTGTCGAAGCTGCACGACATCGACTCGTCGGCGCCGGAAGAGGAGCAGCGTGAGCTGGAGTCGCGCGCGGCCGGGCTGAAGGCGCTGAACACGTGGCACGCGACAGCGACGATCCAGGCGGCGCGCGAGGCGTGCGGCGGCTCGGGGTACCTGGCGGAGAACATCCTGCCGGGCCTGAAGGCCGACACCGACGTCTTCACGACGTTCGAAGGCGACAACACCGTGCTGCTGCAGCTGGTCGCCAAGGGCCTGCTGACCAGCTACAAGCAGGACTTCGAGGACCTCTCGCCGCTGGCCACGGCCCGGTTCTTCACCGACCAGGTGGTGAGCGCGATCCTGGAGCGGACGTCCGTGCGCAAGGCACTCGAGTCGCTCACCGAGGGGTCCGACGCGGACGTCTTCTTCCGCCGCGAGTGGCAGCTGAGGCTGTTCGAAGACCGCGAAGAGCACGTCGTCGAGGGCGTGGCGAAGCGCCTGCGCAAGGCGGCGTCGGACCCGTTCGGGGTGTTCAATTCGGCCCAGGACCACGTGTTGCGCGCGGGCCGCGTCCACGTGGAGCGGCTGGTGCTGGAGGCGTTCGCGGCGGCCATCGAGCGGTGCGAGGACCCGGACGCCCGCACGCTGCTCGACCGCGTCTGCGACCTCTACGCGCTGTCGGCGATCGAAGAGGACCTGGCGTGGTTCCTCGGCCACGGGCGTCTGACGGCGTCGCGCGGGAAGGCCGTCACGGCGGCGGTGAACAGCCTGTGCGCCAAGCTGCGCCCGCACGCGCGGGCGCTGGTGGACGCGTTCGCCATCCCGGAGCAGTTCCTGGCGGCGCCGATGCTGCGGGCCTGA
- a CDS encoding carboxymuconolactone decarboxylase family protein has product MEPRLNMFENEVAGKFVKRLIAAARPVEETSLPMATQELVKIRASQINGCGMCLDMHTKDAAAAGETAVRLAMVAAWREAVVFTEAERAALALAEEGTRLADAHEGVSDETWAQVRKHYDDEQIGALICLVAMINAWNRLNVITRTPAGEYQPGMFG; this is encoded by the coding sequence ATGGAACCGCGGTTGAACATGTTCGAGAACGAGGTCGCCGGCAAGTTCGTCAAGCGCCTGATCGCGGCGGCCCGCCCGGTGGAGGAGACGAGCCTCCCGATGGCGACGCAGGAACTGGTGAAGATCCGCGCGAGCCAGATCAACGGCTGCGGAATGTGTCTCGACATGCACACGAAGGACGCGGCGGCGGCCGGCGAGACGGCGGTCCGCCTGGCAATGGTGGCGGCGTGGCGCGAAGCGGTGGTGTTCACCGAAGCGGAGCGCGCGGCCCTGGCCCTGGCGGAGGAGGGAACCCGCCTGGCGGACGCCCACGAAGGCGTTTCGGACGAGACGTGGGCCCAGGTCCGCAAGCACTACGACGACGAGCAGATCGGCGCACTGATCTGCCTGGTGGCGATGATCAACGCCTGGAACCGCCTGAACGTGATCACCCGCACCCCGGCGGGCGAGTACCAGCCGGGCATGTTCGGCTGA
- a CDS encoding PRC and DUF2382 domain-containing protein, giving the protein MAKTMQPQELIDSAVVDPAGNKLGKVGNVYLADATHQPEWITVKTGLFGTKESFVPLSGAHTDKDGVHVRVDKDAVSDAPRIDADGHLSPEESAQLYQHYGLPMPRTSPDGRMDERMAGRTGDRTQGRDPAMGGDRGRSGMDSARRGKSEKDSMTRSEERLNVGTEQVETGHVRLRKYVVTEEQQVTVPVRHEEVRVEREPIKDGRGQAEIGEAEQDVVLHAEKPVVRKETVPVERARLRTETVADEQTVSGKVRKEQFEVTDDDGKRRKS; this is encoded by the coding sequence ATGGCCAAGACCATGCAGCCCCAGGAGCTCATCGACAGTGCCGTGGTCGACCCGGCCGGCAACAAGCTCGGGAAGGTCGGCAACGTCTACCTCGCCGACGCGACGCACCAGCCGGAGTGGATCACCGTCAAGACCGGCCTGTTCGGCACCAAGGAGAGCTTCGTCCCGCTCTCCGGTGCGCACACCGACAAGGACGGCGTGCACGTCCGGGTCGACAAGGACGCCGTCTCCGACGCGCCTCGCATCGACGCCGACGGGCACCTCTCCCCCGAGGAAAGCGCCCAGCTCTACCAGCACTACGGCCTGCCCATGCCGCGGACCTCGCCGGACGGGCGGATGGACGAGCGGATGGCCGGCCGGACGGGTGATCGGACGCAGGGCCGCGACCCGGCCATGGGCGGCGACCGCGGTCGGTCCGGAATGGACAGTGCGCGGCGCGGGAAGTCCGAAAAGGACAGCATGACGCGGTCGGAGGAACGGCTGAACGTCGGCACCGAGCAGGTCGAGACCGGGCACGTGCGGCTGCGCAAGTACGTCGTCACCGAAGAGCAGCAGGTCACCGTTCCGGTGCGGCACGAGGAAGTGCGCGTCGAGCGGGAGCCGATCAAGGACGGCCGCGGCCAGGCCGAGATCGGCGAGGCCGAGCAGGACGTCGTCCTCCACGCGGAGAAGCCCGTGGTGCGCAAGGAAACCGTGCCGGTCGAGCGGGCGCGCCTGCGGACCGAGACGGTCGCCGACGAGCAGACCGTCTCCGGCAAGGTCCGCAAGGAGCAGTTCGAGGTCACCGACGACGACGGCAAGCGCCGCAAGTCCTGA